atttcgtttaatttgggcaaatttgactagagttacgcccttgattattaacaaacttgtactttggcaatttcatcaaggtgtgcttgctttctgaaatcaacttccctcacaatttttatcccccgctggccgaaaggtccgaagggggattatgtcatggcgatgtccgtccatcccgggaagggtactcaccttctgaactcaactcctctcacaatttttggaggaatttcaccaaacttggcaggattctttgttatatgttggtaatacatttcattcaattcagttgcattttaccagagttatggccaagTTACCAGCGGGGGAGATCGTGCTCTCAGAGTGCTCTTGTTAACAAAAACCTTTGCATTGGGAGACTGTTTTCCCCCGAAGTGCTCCGGTAAGAAAGCCTGTGAAATAATGAGTTTAATTATTTATTCATTGATTTTACAGGAGGCTGTGGTCTGAGAGAGAGTGATGAAGGACGGTGTAGAAACTAGAGATGTTGGAGttccagaaaaggaaaaaaagaaaaagaagctgAAAAAGGTAAAAGACGAGGAGACGGAAGAGAACATCGACGAAGGCGCCGTGAGCAGCGGGAACGTTCCGGAAAAGgagcaaaagaaaaagaaggTGAAGAAAGTAAAAGGAGAAGCGAGTGaggaggcgatagaaacaagggaTGTTGGCGTTCCGGATGGAAAGAAAAAGATAAAGAAAGAAGTAAAGGAGGAAGagatggtggaggaggaggaggatgctgAGGAAACGAGGGACGGGAGCGTTCCAGGTGTTCCGAGTGTTTCTGtaaaacagaagaagaagaaaaacaagaagTCAGAGGAGGAAGATGGAGGTGCGAGTAATGgagaaggagaaaaaaagaagaagcaggAAGTAACGGAGGATAACAAAGAGACAGAGGGTGGAGCGAAGTCACAAAAAGGCTTAAAGAGGAAAAAAGCAAAAAGAGACGTTTGTGGAGAAAGCGAGAGGACGGACATCTGTGGAGGTGAAGAGTCACAAAAATCAGcgaagaagaaaaggaaggaaaAGAGCGAAGgtggagaagaagaagacggGGAGACTGCAGACCTGGAGGTggagagaaagaagaagaagaaaaagaagaaagccgcagaaggagaaagagaagagCAGCAGAGAGAAACTGAAGAGGAGGAACTGACGacgatgaagaaaaagaagaagaaaaagaaggaatgTGGAGAGGGTGAAGAACACAAGAAAAGGAAGATGACAGAGGAGAACTCTGGATCTGCACAAGAGCAGGAGAAGGAAGGAGAAAAGACAACGATGAGGAAGAAGGAGGGAAAAAGCACAGACAGACTCGTGGAGGAAGAAACGCAGAAGAAACAGAAGAAGACAACGGGAGATGCTGAAGATGACGGGAATCAACCTGGGcagaaaaaaaagcagaaaaagcAAAAGGATGAAGAAACGGCAGAGAGGAAGgtgaaggaggaggagagagagctgGGGGAGGGCAGGGCAAAGGATAACAACGCGGTGAGTAAACCACACCCACAAAACAGAACGACAAGGAAAAACATCTCGACTTGAGTGAAGCGTTTCCTGTTAAAAGGTTGCAATAAACCAAATGTAtgattattaaaggagaactgaagtcatttttgaacttgctttatttcttaattaacgtgttattcagttacgttttcggttttagtaaccttatatcgtgactcgtattggcaactaattgcaattaaatattacacttatcggcctgttcggtttttagccgtgttgaacttagttcgtttggtccacggcagttggattgaggtctgggctttgattgattaggtcattccaagacattttaaatgtttttccctttaagccactccagtgtagctttagcagtatgtttagggtcattgtcctgctggaacgtgaaccttcgtcccagtctcaaacctctggccgactcaaacaggttttcctccagaattgccctgtatttagtgccatccatctttcctgtctctgcagatgaaaaatatccccacagcatgatgctgccaccaccatgcttcactgtaggaatggtgttctcagggtgttgggtttgcgccacacatggcgtttcccgtgatggacaaaaagtttagttttagtctcatttgaccagagaatcttcttccatgtgtttggggagtctgccacatgctgttgggcaaactccaaacgtgttttcttgaaGTAAcgtcttttttctggccacttttccataaagccccgcccactctgtggagtgtacggcttaaagtggtcttatggacagatactcccatctccgctgtggatctttgcagctccttcagtgttatctttggtgtctttgttgcatctctgattaatgccctccttgcccggtctgtgagttttgctgggcggggccttctcttgtcaggtttgtagtggtgccatattctttccattctgctatacagtaagccctcagtattcgcgggggttagggaccgaacatggccgcaaataagccaaaatcgcgaatacttgtaacccccccccaaaactgCTCACAAATGCTTATTTTGATGTCTAAAACACTCCCTATACCCTAGGCTATGATCCCAAACACTTTAGATACACTTCTGACCAATTTGTAGACAGTTTTCGAAAATATGTATGACAGTATACGACACCCTAGTCCGTATCGTAGGCTTAACTTTAGGCTAATATAGTACCGACAACTGCCTCCGTGTCGTAGGTAAACTATGAATGTAAATACCCGGTACTTGTATTTAAAACATTTCACACTCTAATACGATACTAATAATGCAATAGAACTTCCATTACCTTAAATAAAATTCTATTAATCCAAGTGAAAACATCATAACAAATGTACAGTAAATAACTATGCGAACTAACAACACATCctaccttcttctggcgcttaggttccttggcaggagccttagaagatgcagagcgtttaggagccattgtagggcgtaaaaattattcaaaaataccaagaacgcacaacacgtgaacaagtctgaactacgggaaccgcgagactgtactgtacaatgcgctcattcgtattagccaatgagcagcagcccgccattcaaacttcagccaatagcaagcgagcattcggctccgagaatgtagcagtgcgtaaacgttcgcagtgcgtaaacgttcgatatgttcgccacaaatgaccgcgaatcgctgagatttccgcgaatgtatacgagatatgttctatataaaatcccacgaatatgtgaattcgcgaatactgaaccgcgaataggcgggggtctactgtaatggatttaatggagctctgtgggatattcaaagtgtgggatattttttataacccaaccctgatctatacttctccacaactttgtctctgacctgtttggaggctccttggttttcatgttgcttgcttagtagtgttgcagagtcagggtccttccagaacacgttgatttatacagacatcatgtgacactttaattgcacacaagtggatcttaatcaactaattatgtgacttatgaagtgaactggttggaccagctcttattttgaGGTtttatatgaaagggggtgaatacttatgcacactccagatttctggggggggTGTTTCATCATGgttcttgtttgtgtcacaataaaacaacaacgtgcacctttaaaggaacagtccaccgtacttccataatgaaatatgctcttatctgaattgagacgagctgctccgtacctctccgagctttgcgtgacctcccagtcagtcagacgcagtcagacgcgctgtcactcctgttagcaatgtagctaggctcagcatggccaatggtattttttggagctgtagttagatgcgaccaaactcttccacgtttttcctgtttacataggtttatatgaccagtgatatgaaacaagttcagttacacaaattgaaacgtagcgattttctatgctatggaaagtgcgcactataatgac
The DNA window shown above is from Neoarius graeffei isolate fNeoGra1 chromosome 18, fNeoGra1.pri, whole genome shotgun sequence and carries:
- the knop1 gene encoding ABC transporter F family member 4 isoform X1, giving the protein MKDGVETRDVGVPEKEKKKKKLKKVKDEETEENIDEGAVSSGNVPEKEQKKKKVKKVKGEASEEAIETRDVGVPDGKKKIKKEVKEEEMVEEEEDAEETRDGSVPGVPSVSVKQKKKKNKKSEEEDGGASNGEGEKKKKQEVTEDNKETEGGAKSQKGLKRKKAKRDVCGESERTDICGGEESQKSAKKKRKEKSEGGEEEDGETADLEVERKKKKKKKKAAEGEREEQQRETEEEELTTMKKKKKKKKECGEGEEHKKRKMTEENSGSAQEQEKEGEKTTMRKKEGKSTDRLVEEETQKKQKKTTGDAEDDGNQPGQKKKQKKQKDEETAERKVKEEERELGEGRAKDNNATSSVQFISARLGNQDEVSIDLERRFALQKDVDKESQPKSNFGQWDTAQFNSSERQLKFLRLMGGLKKGNQPSGQGPARFNMALGKEGQQTLEQGLLGQFERAQNRRMDFQNRGAGLGFSAPPDKFHIDAEAQSQNSTQFDD
- the knop1 gene encoding ABC transporter F family member 4 isoform X2, with the translated sequence MKDGVETRDVGVPEKEKKKKKLKKVKDEETEENIDEGAVSSGNVPEKEQKKKKVKKVKGEASEEAIETRDVGVPDGKKKIKKEVKEEEMVEEEEDAEETRDGSVPGVPSVSVKQKKKKNKKSEEEDGGASNGEGEKKKKQEVTEDNKETEGGAKSQKGLKRKKAKRDVCGESERTDICGGEESQKSAKKKRKEKSEGGEEEDGETADLEVERKKKKKKKKAAEGEREEQQRETEEEELTTMKKKKKKKKECGEGEEHKKRKMTEENSGSAQEQEKEGEKTTMRKKEGKSTDRLVEEETQKKQKKTTGDAEDDGNQPGQKKKQKKQKDEETAERKVKEEERELGEGRAKDNNATSSVQFISARLGNQDEVSIDLNFGQWDTAQFNSSERQLKFLRLMGGLKKGNQPSGQGPARFNMALGKEGQQTLEQGLLGQFERAQNRRMDFQNRGAGLGFSAPPDKFHIDAEAQSQNSTQFDD